A window from Armatimonas rosea encodes these proteins:
- a CDS encoding NUDIX hydrolase, with protein sequence MPTFPTRPPNSVQVVLWDGDGRVLLQKREDFRLWSLPGGGIESGETPEDAAVREVREETGLAITVERCVGFYWRPDLPGGGALIQVYLGRVVGKVGESGWESVAVDWFPLDKLPRSVPGWTRTVLTDAVVGGAPVRRIQRLPLWKAWLVRLLYALRSLRNRLMRRG encoded by the coding sequence ATGCCAACCTTTCCCACGCGTCCGCCCAACAGTGTCCAGGTCGTGCTCTGGGACGGCGACGGGCGGGTGCTCCTGCAAAAGCGCGAGGACTTTCGCCTCTGGAGCCTACCCGGTGGCGGGATCGAGTCGGGGGAGACCCCCGAAGACGCCGCCGTCCGCGAGGTGCGTGAGGAGACTGGCCTGGCCATCACGGTGGAGCGCTGTGTGGGGTTCTACTGGCGCCCGGACCTGCCGGGCGGCGGTGCCTTGATCCAGGTCTACCTCGGGCGGGTCGTGGGAAAAGTGGGGGAGTCAGGCTGGGAGTCGGTCGCAGTGGACTGGTTTCCCCTCGACAAGCTCCCACGCTCCGTTCCTGGCTGGACCCGCACGGTCCTCACCGATGCCGTGGTAGGGGGCGCGCCGGTGCGTCGCATCCAGCGCCTGCCGCTCTGGAAGGCCTGGCTGGTGCGCCTGCTCTATGCCCTGCGTAGTCTCCGAAACCGGCTCATGCGCCGAGGTTAG
- the rpsU gene encoding 30S ribosomal protein S21: protein MAQINLKPGEPLEAALKRFKKVLQQDGVLKAARAHEFYEKPSDQRRKAEAARKRKIRQANEEK, encoded by the coding sequence ATGGCACAGATTAATCTGAAACCGGGCGAGCCGCTCGAAGCTGCTCTTAAGCGCTTCAAGAAGGTCCTCCAGCAGGACGGCGTCCTCAAGGCTGCCCGCGCCCACGAGTTCTACGAGAAGCCCAGCGACCAGCGCCGGAAGGCTGAGGCAGCTCGCAAACGCAAGATTCGCCAGGCGAACGAAGAGAAGTAG
- a CDS encoding ATP-binding protein has protein sequence MHWRVELLGDLRVLCGERVVTRLESRKIVALLARLALAPQRLHSREELADLLWPESDRETGLARLRHALSSLRRTLIPADLEGEGFFTADRQSVRVRPEALSCDVREFERAVGQRHWAEARTLYRGELLPGHYDDWLDDERTRLQALFESLPQSAPSVGEASPTPVLGTQQCLLPGYLTRFHGREHEHAQLSALLPTRRLVTLLGPGGIGKTRLATELAQSVAAHYAVVAFVPLAECVESGQLLDRVRAALQLAGGERSALEQLVPFLYERPALLVLDNLEQLVDGEAAEVIEQLLLAVPSLTCLATSRQVLGVPGEQVFPLSPLSPEPSLALFLDRAQAARPDFALSERNRDALTGLCARLEGVPLALELAASRIRSLSPAEMQAQLDQSLRLLARPAPGSQKNTRHASLHAAIEWSWRLLPLPQQRFLAQLSVFRGGWTAAAAEAVCGVADAAERLAALTDASLVRRDDSQAEESRFTLLELIRTFAAEQLSADEASATQARHRRYFAQHATDEDAGNVLAALESACGAGDAARAYTLFLAQATRTLAVLGAPLALALGKSVLALPAPTPRERLLTLSHTVAFADTCGDTEAAHALAQDALTAAGSEPSLRGVALAIQGQLAVSNYAAPAAALPLLREALVLSEVAQDLPTQATVLRRLGILLLRSKQLPEAAGCFERSERLFLSVGDASGARYALANRAHVLGAQGDSLGSLALYQTCLARARALGDRVHQSKLLLNIGSLQAELGQWPEALESGQACVRVCQAIGNLRTLAFAFWNLPEPLLHLGHPDRAVQLMAFAETFWLARFDALTPDDHTYRDGIYNQASATAAQKAMGSTLSLSEALALALG, from the coding sequence ATGCACTGGCGGGTAGAGTTACTGGGAGATTTGCGCGTTCTCTGTGGAGAGCGGGTGGTGACGCGCTTGGAGAGCCGAAAGATTGTCGCGCTCCTGGCACGGCTCGCGCTCGCCCCGCAGCGTCTGCACTCCCGCGAGGAGCTCGCCGATCTCCTCTGGCCCGAGAGCGACCGTGAGACCGGCCTCGCCCGGCTCCGCCACGCGCTCTCGTCGCTGCGGCGCACCCTGATTCCCGCTGACCTTGAAGGGGAGGGCTTCTTCACCGCCGACCGCCAGAGTGTCCGGGTCCGCCCCGAGGCCCTGAGCTGCGATGTGCGCGAGTTCGAGCGTGCGGTCGGGCAGCGCCACTGGGCCGAGGCGCGCACCCTCTACCGCGGCGAGCTCCTGCCGGGCCACTACGACGACTGGCTCGACGACGAGCGCACGCGGCTTCAGGCGCTCTTTGAGAGCCTTCCCCAGAGCGCTCCCAGCGTGGGAGAGGCTAGCCCGACGCCCGTGCTGGGGACGCAGCAGTGCCTCCTGCCGGGCTACCTCACCCGCTTCCATGGGCGTGAGCACGAGCACGCCCAGCTCAGCGCGCTCCTCCCGACCCGGCGGCTGGTGACACTCCTCGGCCCCGGCGGGATCGGCAAGACCCGCCTCGCGACCGAGCTGGCCCAGAGTGTCGCGGCCCACTACGCCGTGGTCGCGTTTGTACCGCTGGCGGAGTGCGTCGAGAGCGGCCAGCTCCTCGACCGGGTGCGCGCCGCCCTCCAGCTCGCCGGCGGGGAGCGCTCCGCGCTGGAGCAGCTGGTCCCCTTTCTCTACGAGCGCCCAGCGCTCCTCGTGCTCGACAACCTGGAGCAGCTCGTGGACGGCGAGGCGGCGGAGGTGATCGAGCAGCTCCTCCTGGCGGTGCCCAGCCTCACGTGCCTGGCAACGTCGCGGCAGGTGCTCGGTGTCCCCGGCGAGCAGGTCTTTCCCCTCAGTCCTCTCTCGCCCGAGCCGAGCCTGGCGCTCTTTCTCGACCGTGCCCAGGCCGCTCGCCCAGACTTCGCCCTCTCCGAGCGCAACCGGGACGCCCTCACGGGGCTCTGTGCCCGGCTGGAGGGAGTCCCGCTGGCGCTGGAGCTGGCGGCATCGCGCATCCGTAGCCTGAGCCCCGCCGAGATGCAAGCCCAGCTCGACCAGAGCCTGCGCCTGCTCGCACGCCCCGCACCCGGGAGCCAGAAAAACACCCGGCATGCCTCGCTCCACGCCGCTATCGAGTGGAGCTGGCGCTTGCTCCCGCTCCCCCAGCAGCGCTTTCTGGCCCAGCTCTCGGTCTTTCGCGGGGGCTGGACCGCGGCGGCGGCAGAGGCGGTCTGCGGGGTGGCCGATGCCGCCGAGCGCCTCGCCGCCCTCACGGATGCATCGCTGGTGCGCCGCGACGACTCCCAAGCCGAGGAGAGCCGCTTCACCTTGCTGGAGCTGATCCGCACCTTCGCCGCCGAGCAGCTCTCCGCAGACGAAGCGAGCGCGACCCAAGCGCGGCACCGGCGCTACTTCGCCCAGCACGCCACCGACGAAGACGCGGGTAATGTGCTGGCGGCGCTGGAGTCGGCGTGCGGCGCGGGGGATGCCGCCCGTGCCTACACGCTCTTTCTGGCCCAAGCGACCCGAACCCTGGCCGTGCTAGGAGCGCCCCTGGCCCTTGCGCTTGGAAAGTCCGTACTCGCACTCCCCGCCCCGACCCCTCGTGAGCGGCTCTTAACCCTCAGCCACACGGTCGCCTTTGCCGATACCTGCGGCGACACCGAGGCGGCGCACGCGCTGGCCCAAGATGCCCTTACCGCAGCCGGCTCCGAACCGTCCCTCCGTGGGGTCGCGCTCGCGATCCAGGGCCAGCTCGCGGTCTCCAACTACGCCGCCCCCGCCGCCGCTCTCCCTCTGCTCCGCGAGGCACTGGTACTCTCGGAGGTGGCGCAGGACCTCCCGACCCAAGCGACGGTCCTGCGCCGCCTAGGCATCCTGCTCCTGCGTAGCAAGCAGCTCCCCGAGGCCGCCGGGTGCTTCGAGCGCTCCGAGCGGCTCTTTCTCTCGGTCGGGGACGCGTCGGGGGCCCGCTACGCGCTGGCCAACCGCGCCCATGTCCTCGGGGCACAGGGCGACTCGCTCGGCTCGCTCGCGCTCTACCAGACCTGCCTGGCCCGCGCCCGCGCCCTCGGGGACCGGGTGCACCAGAGCAAGCTGCTCCTCAATATCGGCTCGCTCCAAGCGGAGCTGGGGCAGTGGCCCGAGGCGCTGGAGTCGGGGCAGGCCTGCGTCCGGGTCTGTCAGGCGATTGGCAACCTCCGCACCCTCGCGTTTGCCTTCTGGAACCTCCCCGAGCCCCTGCTCCACCTGGGCCACCCAGACCGTGCGGTGCAGCTCATGGCCTTCGCCGAGACCTTCTGGCTCGCCCGCTTCGACGCGCTCACCCCCGACGACCACACCTACCGTGATGGCATCTACAACCAAGCGAGTGCCACAGCCGCACAGAAAGCGATGGGTAGCACGCTCTCCCTGAGCGAGGCACTGGCGCTGGCGCTGGGGTAG
- a CDS encoding beta-galactosidase codes for MNTHFSRFLYGGDYNPEQWPRAVWADDVALMGEANVNIATLPVFGWVSLQPDEDTFTFDWLDEILDKLAEGGVKICLATATASVPAWVTQKYPDVLTADDMGVRRRHGNRHTFCPNSANFRRLSTGLARKLAERYKDHPAVLLWHVSNEYGTYCWCETCAQKFREWLQAKYGSLTELNVRWYTTFWGHTFTDWAQIEPPYRNGEGAIQALKLDWQRFQSESLLSCYRAEAAVLREVTPNIPITTNLMGTFYPLNYHEWAKEMDVVSWDSYPPQGSPPAHVAFTHSLMRGLKDGKPFLLMEQSPSQQNWQYYNTVKLPGELRLQSFQAVAHGADSVMYFQWRRGQGGIEKLHGAIMEHRNRTDTRVFQEVKALGGELKTLGEAPLGKRVAARVALLFSWENWWGLSFSSGPTRDLNYVELCRSYFVALWSLGIQVEVLRPDADLSAYDVIIAPTLSMLTLPQAEALKARVAAGATLLASVFTGLTDEFDTVHAGGAPGPLRDVLGLWVEETDAVMASEKNGVRFDDGETFEATLLCDRVRLEAAETVATYTADFYAGEPAVTRNAFGEGVAYYVATQPEARGLRRLVWSLCREKGIGSPLADGVAPPAGVEVTQRGEFVYLLNHAEPATVALAPGAWTDLLTGETLTGDATLETRGVRVLVSSPSPSL; via the coding sequence ATGAATACACACTTTTCCCGCTTTCTCTATGGTGGCGACTACAACCCCGAGCAGTGGCCGCGTGCGGTCTGGGCCGACGATGTGGCGCTGATGGGGGAGGCCAATGTCAATATCGCGACCCTCCCGGTCTTTGGCTGGGTGAGCCTCCAGCCCGACGAAGACACGTTTACGTTTGACTGGCTCGATGAGATTCTCGATAAGCTCGCCGAGGGGGGCGTGAAGATCTGCCTCGCCACCGCCACGGCATCGGTGCCGGCGTGGGTGACCCAGAAGTACCCGGATGTGCTCACCGCCGACGACATGGGGGTGCGCCGCCGCCACGGCAACCGCCACACGTTCTGTCCTAACTCGGCAAACTTCCGCCGGCTCTCGACCGGTCTTGCCCGCAAGCTCGCCGAGCGCTACAAAGACCACCCTGCGGTGCTCCTCTGGCATGTCAGCAATGAGTACGGCACCTACTGCTGGTGCGAGACTTGCGCGCAAAAGTTCCGGGAGTGGCTCCAAGCCAAGTACGGTTCCCTCACCGAGCTGAACGTGCGCTGGTACACGACTTTCTGGGGGCATACCTTCACCGACTGGGCGCAGATCGAGCCCCCGTACCGCAACGGCGAGGGCGCGATCCAGGCACTGAAGCTGGACTGGCAGCGCTTCCAGAGCGAGAGCCTTCTCAGCTGCTACCGTGCGGAGGCCGCGGTTCTGCGTGAGGTCACGCCGAATATCCCGATCACGACCAACCTGATGGGGACGTTCTACCCACTCAACTACCACGAGTGGGCCAAGGAAATGGACGTTGTCAGCTGGGATAGCTACCCGCCGCAGGGGAGCCCGCCCGCCCATGTCGCCTTCACGCACTCGCTGATGCGGGGGCTCAAGGACGGCAAGCCGTTTCTCCTGATGGAGCAGAGCCCGTCGCAGCAGAACTGGCAGTACTACAACACGGTCAAGCTGCCCGGCGAGCTCCGGCTCCAGTCGTTCCAGGCCGTGGCACACGGCGCGGACTCGGTGATGTATTTTCAGTGGCGGCGCGGGCAAGGCGGGATCGAGAAGCTGCATGGCGCGATCATGGAGCACCGCAACCGCACCGACACGCGGGTCTTTCAGGAAGTGAAGGCACTTGGTGGCGAGCTCAAGACACTCGGGGAGGCGCCGCTGGGCAAGCGGGTTGCGGCGCGCGTGGCGCTGCTCTTCTCGTGGGAAAACTGGTGGGGTCTCTCGTTCTCGTCGGGGCCGACCCGCGACCTGAACTATGTCGAGCTCTGCCGCAGCTACTTTGTCGCGCTCTGGAGCCTGGGAATCCAGGTCGAGGTGCTTCGTCCCGATGCCGACCTCTCGGCCTACGACGTGATCATCGCCCCGACTCTCTCGATGCTGACGCTCCCACAGGCCGAGGCGCTCAAAGCACGGGTGGCGGCCGGAGCCACGCTGCTCGCGTCGGTGTTTACCGGCCTCACCGACGAGTTCGACACGGTGCACGCGGGCGGCGCTCCGGGCCCTCTGCGCGACGTGCTCGGGCTCTGGGTGGAGGAGACCGATGCGGTGATGGCGAGTGAGAAGAACGGAGTGCGCTTCGACGATGGCGAGACCTTTGAGGCGACGCTGCTCTGTGACCGTGTGCGGCTAGAGGCGGCGGAGACCGTGGCGACCTACACGGCGGACTTCTACGCCGGGGAGCCTGCGGTGACCCGAAATGCGTTTGGGGAGGGAGTCGCCTACTATGTCGCCACCCAGCCCGAGGCGCGTGGACTGCGCCGCCTGGTCTGGTCGCTCTGTCGGGAGAAGGGGATTGGCTCGCCGCTGGCCGATGGGGTCGCGCCGCCCGCCGGGGTCGAGGTGACCCAGCGGGGCGAGTTTGTCTACCTGCTCAACCACGCGGAGCCCGCGACGGTCGCACTGGCACCGGGCGCGTGGACCGACCTGCTGACCGGGGAGACCCTCACCGGGGACGCCACGCTGGAGACGCGCGGCGTCCGGGTGCTGGTTAGTAGTCCGTCACCCAGCCTTTGA
- a CDS encoding DUF1549 and DUF1553 domain-containing protein: protein MRLAPLLLLTLLSLIPRSTGAQERVGPAWSDRRNPIVEIFGGKRLDLWSLRPLKKAPQGSTIDSLLGTTRAPLADKRTLARRLRFDLTGLPPTAGEVATFTTAETFASGLLEQHSYGEHQARLWLDVVRYSDSNGFDWDEFRPLAWRYRDYVVRSFNADKPYDRFLTEQLAGDELVAGRPKTAAEQDALLATSYLRLGPWDNSAGLFGEANRVRNALMNDLVETTGTAFLGLTLACARCHNHKTEPLAQTDFYRFRAFFEGVTFRDDLSLALAPDQEPLKALLATDGERAPAATHVLVGGDLNQPKEEVSYGFPSVLDPNPVSLVRPARPKSTGRRLTLARWIASRNNPLTARVLVNRVWKQLFGEGLVATPGDFGYAGARPANQAVLDFLASYFIESGWSVKKLQRLIVASRAYKSVHAPRRLSAEQLRDAVLATSGQLTERFGGPPIWPPLPDEVLKANPAFLDDNKEKTKGWYPSPTERQGVRSLYLVQKRTVAVPLLATFDLPDNALSCSRRTTSTVAPQALTLLNNPFLTEAALAFARRVEKHPEPDKVQVAFRLALQRSPHADERRLCEELLKKHGLSALCRALLNLNEFVYLD, encoded by the coding sequence ATGCGCCTCGCACCGTTGCTGTTGCTCACGCTTCTCAGTCTCATCCCCCGATCCACCGGGGCCCAAGAGCGTGTCGGCCCGGCGTGGAGCGATCGACGAAACCCGATTGTCGAGATTTTTGGCGGCAAGCGGCTGGACCTGTGGAGCCTGCGCCCGCTGAAGAAAGCCCCTCAAGGGAGCACCATCGACTCGCTCCTGGGGACCACGAGAGCTCCCCTTGCGGATAAGCGGACCCTGGCGCGACGGCTCCGCTTTGACCTGACCGGGCTCCCTCCCACGGCGGGAGAGGTGGCGACCTTTACCACCGCAGAGACCTTTGCCAGCGGTCTTCTAGAGCAACACAGCTACGGCGAGCACCAAGCGCGGCTCTGGCTGGATGTGGTGCGCTATTCCGACTCCAATGGCTTCGACTGGGACGAGTTCCGGCCACTTGCCTGGCGCTACCGGGACTATGTCGTGCGGAGCTTCAACGCCGACAAGCCCTATGATCGATTCCTCACCGAGCAGCTCGCCGGCGATGAGCTGGTGGCGGGCAGGCCCAAGACCGCCGCGGAACAAGACGCCCTGCTCGCGACCAGCTACCTGCGGCTCGGGCCGTGGGACAATAGCGCGGGGCTCTTTGGCGAGGCGAACCGGGTGCGCAACGCCCTCATGAACGACCTGGTCGAGACCACGGGCACGGCCTTTCTGGGGCTGACTCTGGCCTGTGCCCGCTGCCACAACCACAAGACCGAGCCTCTCGCCCAGACCGACTTCTACCGTTTCCGCGCGTTCTTCGAGGGCGTGACCTTCCGCGACGATCTCTCGCTGGCGCTGGCTCCCGACCAAGAGCCGCTCAAGGCACTCCTCGCCACCGATGGGGAGAGAGCGCCCGCGGCGACCCATGTGCTTGTCGGTGGGGACCTGAACCAGCCTAAAGAAGAAGTCTCGTATGGCTTTCCCAGTGTGCTTGATCCCAACCCCGTCTCGCTGGTGCGGCCAGCACGCCCAAAGTCCACGGGGCGGCGGCTCACGCTGGCACGGTGGATCGCAAGCCGGAACAACCCGCTGACGGCGCGCGTGCTGGTCAACCGCGTCTGGAAGCAGCTCTTTGGCGAGGGCCTCGTTGCGACACCAGGGGACTTTGGCTACGCGGGCGCGCGGCCTGCCAACCAAGCCGTCTTGGACTTTCTCGCGAGCTACTTTATCGAGAGCGGCTGGTCGGTCAAGAAGCTCCAGCGTCTTATTGTCGCCAGCCGCGCCTACAAGAGCGTCCATGCCCCGCGCCGGCTCTCCGCCGAGCAGCTCCGCGATGCCGTTCTCGCCACCAGCGGACAGCTGACCGAGCGCTTTGGCGGCCCGCCGATCTGGCCGCCCCTCCCCGATGAGGTCCTCAAGGCCAATCCTGCCTTCCTCGACGACAACAAAGAGAAAACGAAAGGGTGGTATCCGTCGCCGACGGAGCGTCAGGGGGTCCGGAGCCTCTACTTGGTGCAGAAGCGTACGGTCGCGGTTCCCTTGCTCGCCACCTTCGATCTCCCCGACAACGCCCTCTCCTGCTCCCGCCGCACGACCTCGACGGTCGCTCCGCAGGCCTTGACCCTCCTCAACAATCCCTTCCTCACCGAGGCAGCACTGGCGTTTGCGAGGCGGGTGGAGAAGCACCCGGAGCCGGACAAGGTTCAGGTCGCGTTTCGGCTCGCGCTCCAGCGCTCTCCCCACGCCGACGAGCGCCGTCTCTGTGAGGAGCTCTTAAAGAAACACGGGCTTTCTGCGCTCTGCCGGGCACTTCTTAACCTCAATGAGTTTGTCTACCTTGACTGA
- a CDS encoding phytanoyl-CoA dioxygenase family protein, translating into MTPNLLTAEQKAQFDRDGFLVLRDLIDPELVARLVAAADRLSAEGIAAQGLSERKHWQKRGCLPDDPAFLELIDHPQVLPLVAGILGWDIHLMTSHLIVRPPTPGADEHFKGEGWHRDGGQSSWEMTEPHPRILLKIAFFLSDQSEPGRGNTQVVPGSNRLTGPLAKDPSAPHPYGAIEICGKPGDAFLFEQRTYHAVGPNYSDITRKTLFIGYGFRWVFPMDFSPQYDYRELYEKANPIQRQLMGDIKTITGVHLPTDADVPLRAKWREWYG; encoded by the coding sequence ATGACACCCAATCTTCTCACGGCGGAGCAGAAGGCGCAGTTTGATCGGGATGGCTTTCTGGTCCTGCGGGACTTGATCGACCCGGAGCTCGTGGCACGGCTGGTCGCGGCGGCGGACCGGCTCTCGGCGGAGGGTATCGCGGCCCAGGGGCTCTCGGAGCGCAAGCACTGGCAAAAGCGCGGCTGCCTCCCCGACGATCCCGCGTTTCTGGAGCTGATCGACCACCCGCAGGTCCTGCCGCTGGTCGCCGGAATCCTCGGCTGGGACATTCACTTGATGACCAGCCATCTGATCGTCCGCCCGCCTACCCCTGGCGCCGACGAGCACTTCAAGGGCGAGGGCTGGCACCGCGACGGTGGCCAGTCGAGCTGGGAGATGACCGAGCCCCACCCGCGCATCTTGCTCAAGATCGCCTTCTTCCTCTCGGATCAGAGCGAGCCGGGGCGGGGCAACACCCAGGTCGTGCCAGGGAGCAACCGCCTGACCGGCCCCCTAGCCAAAGACCCCAGCGCACCCCATCCCTACGGTGCCATCGAGATCTGTGGCAAGCCCGGCGATGCCTTTCTCTTCGAGCAGCGCACCTACCACGCGGTCGGCCCCAACTACTCGGACATCACCCGCAAGACCCTCTTTATCGGCTACGGCTTCCGCTGGGTCTTCCCGATGGACTTCTCACCGCAGTACGACTACCGCGAGCTCTACGAGAAAGCCAACCCCATCCAGCGCCAGCTCATGGGCGACATCAAGACCATCACGGGGGTGCACCTCCCCACCGATGCAGATGTCCCCCTCCGCGCCAAGTGGCGCGAGTGGTACGGGTAG
- a CDS encoding RNA polymerase sigma factor — protein sequence MLDVNTKQHTQENPECEQGGCSHRRFNRLYVELAPRVLGYLLRRMPSRADAEDVLQETFLAAYAGRQQYRGSAQPLAWLLGIARRRCADRLRQPEYRGLVERDEQDSHDLAQAVANALTLEAAVQALPPTLQEALELIVLQQLTYKEASALLGTPQGTLKWRVHEATRLLRLRLTTSENPK from the coding sequence ATGTTGGATGTAAACACCAAGCAGCATACACAAGAGAATCCAGAGTGCGAACAAGGCGGATGTAGCCATAGACGCTTCAACCGCCTCTACGTGGAGCTTGCTCCCCGTGTTCTGGGCTATCTCCTACGCCGGATGCCCAGTCGTGCGGATGCGGAAGATGTGCTCCAGGAGACCTTTTTGGCCGCGTATGCGGGCAGGCAGCAGTACCGCGGCTCGGCACAACCGCTCGCTTGGCTCCTGGGAATTGCCCGCCGCCGCTGTGCAGACCGACTCCGACAGCCCGAATACCGAGGACTGGTTGAGCGCGACGAGCAAGACTCGCACGACCTCGCCCAGGCGGTCGCCAACGCCCTCACGCTTGAGGCCGCAGTCCAGGCTCTGCCACCAACACTTCAAGAAGCGCTGGAGCTTATTGTCCTCCAGCAGCTCACCTACAAGGAAGCCTCCGCGCTACTGGGCACCCCACAAGGGACGCTCAAGTGGCGCGTCCACGAAGCGACACGCCTCCTGCGCCTTCGTCTCACCACCTCGGAGAACCCAAAATGA
- a CDS encoding DUF1501 domain-containing protein encodes MSLFGELALALLQAQARPPAVTIDPIRPLAPRKPHFKARAKNVIVLYQVGGPGQMDTFDYKPTLQQLHKKPVPKSFRDALKATRHANVFEGCKDELMASPYKFTQQGSNGMWVSELFPELGKHVDDLCFVHSLQSESNNHAPSSYLFHTGDLNAGKASLGSWITYGLGTENQSLPGYVVLFDAGPLGGAANYQNGFLPPAFQSTKLRDQGLPVLDLTPPQAFAASQADTFAFLKSMNQRHRQGRKETLELDARIASYELAYRMQSAALEVGDIEKEPTHLRRAYGFEHKDPRTVAYARKLLLARRLVERGVRFVEVYDMPDKDGWDAHGELSKNHTPRARWIDQPTAALLTDLKQRGLWDETLVVWASEFGRTPMMQGNDGRQHNAAGFTIWLGGGAVKPQRYGATDELGLMATEKPMTFKDLHATILHILGLDHEKLYFERAGRPERLTGVAGTASVVKELLA; translated from the coding sequence ATGAGTCTCTTTGGTGAGCTAGCCCTCGCACTGCTGCAGGCGCAGGCACGACCGCCTGCGGTGACAATTGACCCGATTCGGCCGCTCGCGCCGCGCAAGCCCCACTTCAAGGCCCGCGCGAAGAACGTCATTGTCCTCTACCAAGTCGGAGGCCCCGGGCAGATGGACACGTTTGACTACAAGCCGACCCTCCAGCAGCTCCATAAAAAGCCCGTGCCCAAGAGCTTCCGCGATGCCCTCAAGGCGACCCGCCACGCCAATGTCTTTGAGGGGTGCAAGGACGAGCTCATGGCCTCGCCGTACAAGTTCACGCAGCAAGGCTCGAACGGGATGTGGGTGAGTGAGCTCTTCCCCGAGCTGGGCAAGCACGTGGACGACCTCTGCTTTGTCCATTCGCTCCAGTCCGAGTCCAACAACCACGCGCCGTCGAGCTATCTCTTTCACACGGGCGACCTCAACGCAGGCAAGGCGAGCCTAGGGAGCTGGATCACCTACGGCCTCGGCACGGAGAACCAGAGCCTGCCCGGCTATGTCGTGCTCTTCGATGCCGGTCCGCTGGGCGGCGCGGCCAACTACCAGAACGGCTTTCTCCCTCCCGCGTTTCAGTCCACCAAGCTCCGCGACCAGGGCTTGCCGGTGCTGGACCTCACCCCGCCCCAAGCGTTTGCCGCGAGCCAGGCCGACACATTTGCGTTTCTGAAGTCCATGAACCAGAGGCATCGGCAGGGACGAAAAGAGACACTTGAGCTGGATGCCCGGATCGCGAGCTATGAGCTGGCGTACCGGATGCAGAGCGCAGCGCTGGAGGTGGGGGATATCGAAAAAGAGCCCACGCACCTGCGCCGTGCCTATGGCTTTGAGCACAAGGACCCACGGACGGTCGCCTATGCCCGCAAGCTGCTCCTTGCCCGGCGCTTGGTGGAGCGTGGCGTGCGCTTTGTCGAGGTCTACGACATGCCGGATAAAGACGGCTGGGATGCCCACGGGGAGCTCTCCAAGAACCACACGCCCCGCGCCCGCTGGATCGACCAGCCCACGGCGGCGCTCCTGACCGATCTAAAACAACGCGGCCTCTGGGACGAGACCCTGGTTGTCTGGGCGAGCGAGTTTGGCCGCACACCGATGATGCAGGGCAACGACGGGCGCCAGCACAACGCGGCGGGCTTCACGATCTGGCTGGGCGGCGGGGCGGTCAAGCCCCAGCGCTACGGGGCCACCGATGAGCTCGGGCTGATGGCGACCGAGAAGCCGATGACCTTTAAGGACCTCCACGCGACGATCCTACATATCCTGGGCCTCGATCACGAGAAGCTCTACTTCGAGCGCGCCGGCCGCCCCGAGCGCCTTACGGGCGTCGCGGGAACGGCGAGCGTCGTTAAAGAGCTGCTGGCGTAA